CGAGTTCCTGGCCATTTTTGTCCACGATGGTGAGGTCAACCGCCGCGCCGCGCGAGTGCATGGAGCCTTTGGCGGGAGGCGTCACATAGTCAGGGTTGGGCACTTTGTCCCAGAGGCGCTGCTGATAGGGGCGAGGGCGGTAACAGTCGAACATTTTAAGTCCCAATCCTCTCTTTTGCAGGTTTTTATGCGCTTTCACAAGTGCCTTTGCCGCTTCCGGGCGGAGCAAACAGCGCGGGCAATCGTAGATTTTTGACTGGGTAAAATTGTCGGCTGTCGCATAGCGAATATCCATGCCGATGCTTCGGTCGAGAGCGGCTACGTCGGCAAAGCCATTTTGGGCGATGGAAGCTTCGTCTTGATTGGGAGCGGCGCTATGTGGCACTGGTGCCGGGGCGTGCCTCGGTGCCACACCAGCGGGCGTCTTCGCGATGTTGTCCTTTATTTCGGGGAGCGCGATTGGCGAGCTGTCAACCGGAGGAGAGGTGGCTACGACGGAATCGCTCTTTTGTGGCAACGTCGTGTCAGTGTTTGAAGTGCTGGCCATCGGAGCGGAGAGGGGAGGGGCGCTGGGCGGCACGGGTTTTTCGTCGCCGCAGGAGGCTAATATCACGGACAAACTTAGCACCAATGGCAAGTAGTGGCGGATTCCCAGGTTTTTATTTTTCATAGAAAAAATGATTGCAGTGACGGACAATGTTTCAGCGGGCAAGTTGTAAAATTCTCACGGACTTTAACGATACTTACCGTCATTACAATCTACAAACTACAAACGCATCCTCTTTTGGACATGGCATGAACCCCGACAAAAGCGGTGGCCAAAAAAACCTTTCCGTCGGGGTTCATGCCATACCTGCGAATCTCCGTAGCTGGCCTACTGCTTCACTATTTTTTGCGCCACTTCCTGACCGGCTGCTTGAACGCGCAAGATGTAAACACCGGGAGGCCACCTGTCCAGTTCGATGGATTCGTTGTGCTCGCCAGCTACTTGCTCAACGGTTTGAGCAGTATAGACAACTTGCCCCGTAAGGCTGCGCACCTCAATAAAAACGGGGGTCGCTGATGGCAGCTCGAAGGTCACTTGCAGATGGTCAGAGGCGGGGTTGGGGAAACAGCGCAATTGCAAAGTTTGGGCAGGGGCGATGGCGGCTTTTTCCGCAGCATGACCGTTGCTGGAAGGCGCAAGGCCGTTGCCAGTCAGTGCGGACCAAGGCAGGCGGATAAATTTGGGGCGATAGGTGTCGGCGTTTCTGGTGTTGCCATAGAAACACTGCGACGGACAGTTTTTATACTTTGAGGTGTCGGAGTGGTCATTGACATTGTAGGAAATGAGCAATCCTTCCTTTCTATTCCAACTTGGGTGAACGTAGGCGTTGTAGGTCAAGAGATACCGGCCATTGTACTGGTCGGGCGCAACGTAGATGGTCTGCTTTGAAGTGAATGGCTCCCACGGAGCCGCGCCACCTTTGATAGAATATATTTCTCTGCCTGACCCGCATTGCAAGTAGCCATTTTGTTGGGTGATGAGGTAGAGGTCGCCGTCGCGCCTTAAGACGCTAAAGCCCGGAGACACGCCATGGGTGGAGATGGGGGCCGCTTGGGCTGGGTCGTTGCTCCAGCTGTTGGACGTGCGAAATTGCCACGGTCCCATTGGGTTGTTGATGGGTACTCGTGCCACATAAGGTTTCCAAACTTTCAAAGTACCGTTGCCGAAAGGCACATCGTGTATTTTGTTTCCATAAACAAAAATATAATTGCCATTCACCGGAACAAACACCCACCGGCCAAAAAAGATACCGTCCGTTGCTGGGAGCGCATAAATGCCCACCAATTCCAAATTTGGAAGAAGCATCTTGGCCAAATATGTGCCTACATGATTGATTTGCGATGAGCCTTGCGGAGTGTGGTATCGTTGCAGAAAAATATAGACCGTATCGCCGTGAACATAGCCATGCCCCGGCCAGAAGTAATAGTAGGGCAGCTCATTGTTCGATAATTTGAACAGCGTCCTGTTGATGCCTGACTGCGAGTAGTCCAGCAGCGTGGTCATTTGGTTGGGGTTGCTCTTCGTTTGCAACATGGCTGCATTGCGCACTTGAAACATACAAGGCAACGACGTGTCAGCCGGGTTGTAATTGTCAATGTAGCTGTCGCCAAAAAGCCACAGCACTTTGTTGTTTGGCAATGGGATGCTGAGGGTGGCATCGCCAGCCGTCCAGCCACTTTCCCGGCGAAAATAATTTGTGAAAGTGGTGTCGGGATAGGCGGCGTTTTGAGTGGAGGCGGGTTGCAAGCCAAGCAGCCACAGCGCTGCCAAAGGGAGATAGTGTTTCATCTTGACAAGTTGTTTGATTTGACGAAAAGGAAAAAATTCTGGCTTGTAAAAAGGTGGGACAAATGTCCGTTGACCTCAAAGTCACAGACAACCCGGCAAAACGTGAAGCCCAAAAAATCACCGAGCCGCCGAAAAGGGGTAACTTTCCGTCACATACAATCACGGACATCAGGCAGGAAACTCTCTTCTGATAGCATGGTCATCGCCCACCTATATTGCCGCTTGATAATACCTCCACCATATCTCAATGGCCATAGCGACATGACTTGCCAACAAGATGCCTAAAACAGAGCCAAATATGATTGTCCTGCTTTCCCCTAATCGAGCATGCGCAACTGCCAGCGCAACCACAGGTGCTATGGGCACAAAATAGCGCCCTTGAAAATTGGTCACCTCTGCCGCCCCAACTGGGCACCAAAGCACATACATGGTGAGCGCAAACAGCGCCACATAAAGCCCTGCGATGCCAACGGCCCCAAGCCGTTGCACGGGGCGCAACGGATTTTGCTCCGAGACACAAACAAGGATGATGGACAGCCACAGCAACACTATCCAAACCGGGTGCAAATAGTTTTTTTCCCAGCCAAACTTCCCCACGAAATGCGCGGCGGTGGAAGGAGCGGATAGGGCGAAGGATTTTGCTGCCACCGAGATGAAATGCAATGGGTGCTCCGCAATGTATGCTTTCTGACGCGCGGGGGAAACGCCCTCGTTCAGGGTTTGGGCATCTCGAAAACCCGGGTGATACGCATCGTAAGGAATGAACCATTGCTGCGCCAGATTGCCCCAAAGCAGGGCCGCCGCAAGGCCGATGGCCGCGATGGAGAGACCCGCTAAAACCCGCTTTCCCCATGAGCGAAACCAATAGAGCAGCACCAAAGGCCAAGCAATGAGCTTGTTCGCGCAAATGACAACCGTGGCCGCAAGGGCTGCGGGGAAACGCACACCCCTCACAAGCCAAGCCATCAAGCACCAGCTCATGCCGTTGGTGGTCACGTCCGCACTGGCGGAGGCAGCGACGACAATGGAGGCTGGCAACAGCGCCAGCACCAGCATCGCGCTTTTCAAAAATGGCGTGGCACGGATGGCAATCCACACTAACAATACCCACAGCAAGAGATTGCACAGCCGAGCGGCATAGAGCATTTGCAAAGGCGATGCCCCCGCCATGCGCGACAACGCAATGGCCGTTGATTGAGGCAAATAGGCCGTCGGGGCATAGATGGCGGTATTGGGGAAATCAAGGAAATCCCTCTGTTGAGCGTTGAGTGGAATAGAAAGGCTTTCCCATATCAGTCGTGGGTTTGTGCGGGCATTGTAATTCATTTTCAGCGACGAAAAAGAATCGCGCACCTGAGCCAGCGAGCGCGGAAGCGTGCCGCCGAGGCGTTGCTCGCGTATTTCTGGGAAAAACACCCCCTCGCTCACTTGGTAAGCCCGAAAAAAGTGGTTGGGTTCGTCGGGCGACTGAAAAGGCGGCACGAGCACTGCGAAGACAACGCCCAGCAAAAGCGATACGCGGAGAAAAAGCGCGTCCGCCGGCATAGACAATATGTTGCCAAACATATCAGGTCAGCGATTCACCACCAGCTTTTGTTGCCCCCACACCTTTCCGCCTGTTCGGGCAAAAACAACATAAACCCCCGGATTCAACATATTGACATCCAACGGCACACTGTGGGCAGCCGTGCCTTTGAACTGCTTTTGCCAAACAACCCGCCCAGAAAGGTCGGCAACGAACACCTCGGTCGTTTGCCCAGAGGGCAGGTGAGCCAAAGTCAAATTTGTCTGCACACTGCTCGGATTGGGGCGTGCCACCAGCGAAGGTTGATTTTTGCCAGCGGGAGCATTGGTCGAAACGTTTTCGCCGATTTGCAGCGAATCAAGCGGGAAAGTCATGATACTTCGGGCGTAGGTGCCAGCAATGAGCGTGCGCTCTATCGGGTTGAAGTCAAGGTCATATATTGGCACAAAGGGCATCCCCGCGCCCAAGCGCTCCCAATGCTGTCCGCCATCGAGGGTGCCATACACCCCACCGTCGGTGCCGACAAAAATGACGGAGTCCTGATGACCGGGTAGCACAATGACGGAGTTTATCGCCAAATTGGGCAAATCGCCCGCAATGGACACCCAAGTGTTGCCTTTATCGTCGGAGCGGTGCAAGCGTGGTGAAAAATCATTGGATTTGTAGCCGGTGTGTGCCACATAAACCCGCGTGGATACATTTGGCGAGGCCCGCACCCGCGCCACATAGCGGTCGGGCAAACCCGAAGTGATGTCCGTCCACGATTGGGTGGAGGGGTTGCCGCGCCACACATTGCCATCGGTAGTGCCCACATAAATCAAATCGGCATCAAGCGGGCTTTCATCCAAAGTGCTGATGGTGTGATAGCGTGCGCCAAAAATATTGCCATCGGTCAAGTCTTCGCTAACTGGATACCAAGAGGGCAAGTGGCCATAGCTTTGATAGACGCGCTGCGTGCCGGTGTACATGACCTCGTAGTCGTGTCGGCTCAACATATAAGGCATATCCCAGTGGCGGCGGTCGCCTGATTCGATGCCCGATGCCGCCCATTCAAAAAAGCCGCCCGCGCTCGTTTTGCCCCAAATGCCGCCGTTTTGGGTCTCCACATAACAGATATTGGGGTTTTCGGGATGAAAAACTGGCTGAAAACCATCACCGCCGAAAATGCGGGGCCAGTCAGTGGCAAAGCTCTCGTTGCCTCCCGAAGTGCCGTTGTCCTGCATACCGCCGTAGTACTGGTCGGGTGCAAAGGGATTGTAGGCCACCCGGTAGAATTGAGACGTGGGGATGTTCTCGATTTTGTCCCAAAAAAATCCTTTGTCGTTGCTCCGGTATAAGCCGCCGTCGGTGGCGAGCAAAAAAGTGTTGGCGTTGACAAAAGCCACGTCGTGCATATCTGCGTGCACCTCGTAAAGCCACCAGTCAGGAGTGGTCTGAAACCAATTCTGCCCACCGTCGGTGGAGCGCCAGAGCTCCACGCCGCACACAAATATGTCGTCGGGATTGAAGGGGTTGATAAAAATTTTGCCAAAATACCAACCAAAGCCTCCCATGAAACCGGGATTGAGGCCATTCAACGGGAGCGCCGACCAAGACGCGCCACCGTCGGTGGTTCTATATATGCCAAGTATATCCAACGAGGTGCCGACATACACCGCTACGAGGTGGTTAGGATTGTTGGCGGCTATGGAAAGCCCGATGCGGCTATTGGGGCCTTCCGGCAATCCCCCCGTGAGCACAACCCAGTTTTGCCCGCCGTCGGTGGTTTTCCAGATGCGAGCGTTCGGGCCGCTCACGAGGCTTTCCTGATTGTTGCGAATTCGGTCCCACGCAGCGGCGTACACCACGTCGGGGTTGTCGGGCGATACCGCGATGTCAATGATGCCCGTAGAATCGGATACGAACAAGACCTGTTGCCAAGTTTGTCCGCCGTTGGTGGTTTTGTAAAGGCCGCGTTGGTTGTTTCGCTCAAAAGGCAGCCCCATCGTCGCGGCATAGATGATGCTCGGATTGGCGGGGTGTATGGCTATTTTTGAAACAATGCGCTGATTTTCAAGCCCAATGTGTTGCCATGTCTGACCGCCGTTGGTGCTTTTCCAGATGCCGTCGCCGATGAAGGGATAGCCGCTGATGTTGGGGTCGCCCGTGCCGACAAACACCGTGTTGGGGTTCTGAGGGTCGAGTTCGATGTCGCCAATGGC
This genomic interval from Saprospiraceae bacterium contains the following:
- the ddpX gene encoding D-alanyl-D-alanine dipeptidase, which gives rise to MASTSNTDTTLPQKSDSVVATSPPVDSSPIALPEIKDNIAKTPAGVAPRHAPAPVPHSAAPNQDEASIAQNGFADVAALDRSIGMDIRYATADNFTQSKIYDCPRCLLRPEAAKALVKAHKNLQKRGLGLKMFDCYRPRPYQQRLWDKVPNPDYVTPPAKGSMHSRGAAVDLTIVDKNGQELDMGTPYDFFGKEAHTDNLSLPPQVLANRRLLRETLESVGFKGIRTEWWHFSFKGQNYPLADYVWPCP
- a CDS encoding T9SS type A sorting domain-containing protein, yielding MKHYLPLAALWLLGLQPASTQNAAYPDTTFTNYFRRESGWTAGDATLSIPLPNNKVLWLFGDSYIDNYNPADTSLPCMFQVRNAAMLQTKSNPNQMTTLLDYSQSGINRTLFKLSNNELPYYYFWPGHGYVHGDTVYIFLQRYHTPQGSSQINHVGTYLAKMLLPNLELVGIYALPATDGIFFGRWVFVPVNGNYIFVYGNKIHDVPFGNGTLKVWKPYVARVPINNPMGPWQFRTSNSWSNDPAQAAPISTHGVSPGFSVLRRDGDLYLITQQNGYLQCGSGREIYSIKGGAAPWEPFTSKQTIYVAPDQYNGRYLLTYNAYVHPSWNRKEGLLISYNVNDHSDTSKYKNCPSQCFYGNTRNADTYRPKFIRLPWSALTGNGLAPSSNGHAAEKAAIAPAQTLQLRCFPNPASDHLQVTFELPSATPVFIEVRSLTGQVVYTAQTVEQVAGEHNESIELDRWPPGVYILRVQAAGQEVAQKIVKQ
- a CDS encoding DUF2142 domain-containing protein, whose product is MFGNILSMPADALFLRVSLLLGVVFAVLVPPFQSPDEPNHFFRAYQVSEGVFFPEIREQRLGGTLPRSLAQVRDSFSSLKMNYNARTNPRLIWESLSIPLNAQQRDFLDFPNTAIYAPTAYLPQSTAIALSRMAGASPLQMLYAARLCNLLLWVLLVWIAIRATPFLKSAMLVLALLPASIVVAASASADVTTNGMSWCLMAWLVRGVRFPAALAATVVICANKLIAWPLVLLYWFRSWGKRVLAGLSIAAIGLAAALLWGNLAQQWFIPYDAYHPGFRDAQTLNEGVSPARQKAYIAEHPLHFISVAAKSFALSAPSTAAHFVGKFGWEKNYLHPVWIVLLWLSIILVCVSEQNPLRPVQRLGAVGIAGLYVALFALTMYVLWCPVGAAEVTNFQGRYFVPIAPVVALAVAHARLGESRTIIFGSVLGILLASHVAMAIEIWWRYYQAAI
- a CDS encoding T9SS type A sorting domain-containing protein translates to MFQRQTRRAFPASYILILSAAVLALLYFLIKELNKKQAPQQSPAPVEQKEEREAKKDGLRPAEWFFAVREYPDFRPDVGVYSQALCAAMQGVASRNGNPGFSAPWKVQGPANIGARVNTIKVHPTNPNIIYIGYSQGGVWKTVNGGQTWNPIFDQQSFLAIGDIELDPQNPNTVFVGTGDPNISGYPFIGDGIWKSTNGGQTWQHIGLENQRIVSKIAIHPANPSIIYAATMGLPFERNNQRGLYKTTNGGQTWQQVLFVSDSTGIIDIAVSPDNPDVVYAAAWDRIRNNQESLVSGPNARIWKTTDGGQNWVVLTGGLPEGPNSRIGLSIAANNPNHLVAVYVGTSLDILGIYRTTDGGASWSALPLNGLNPGFMGGFGWYFGKIFINPFNPDDIFVCGVELWRSTDGGQNWFQTTPDWWLYEVHADMHDVAFVNANTFLLATDGGLYRSNDKGFFWDKIENIPTSQFYRVAYNPFAPDQYYGGMQDNGTSGGNESFATDWPRIFGGDGFQPVFHPENPNICYVETQNGGIWGKTSAGGFFEWAASGIESGDRRHWDMPYMLSRHDYEVMYTGTQRVYQSYGHLPSWYPVSEDLTDGNIFGARYHTISTLDESPLDADLIYVGTTDGNVWRGNPSTQSWTDITSGLPDRYVARVRASPNVSTRVYVAHTGYKSNDFSPRLHRSDDKGNTWVSIAGDLPNLAINSVIVLPGHQDSVIFVGTDGGVYGTLDGGQHWERLGAGMPFVPIYDLDFNPIERTLIAGTYARSIMTFPLDSLQIGENVSTNAPAGKNQPSLVARPNPSSVQTNLTLAHLPSGQTTEVFVADLSGRVVWQKQFKGTAAHSVPLDVNMLNPGVYVVFARTGGKVWGQQKLVVNR